One genomic segment of Arachis duranensis cultivar V14167 chromosome 4, aradu.V14167.gnm2.J7QH, whole genome shotgun sequence includes these proteins:
- the LOC127746790 gene encoding cytochrome f-like — MQTRNAISWIKEEITRSISVSLIIYILIRAPISDAYPIFAQQGYENPREATGRIVYANCHLANKPVDIEVPQTVLPDTVFEAVVRIPYDMQIKQVLANGKKGALNVGAVLILPEGFELAPPDRISPEIKEKLGNLSFQSYRPTKKNILVVGPVPGQKYSEITFPILSPNPFPARNIVKSPFLFFPPIPLLRDVHYLKYPIYVGGNRGRGQIYPDGSKSNNTVYNAIAAGIVKKIIRKEKGGYEITIADASDGCEVIDIIPPGPELLVSEGESIKLDQPLTSNPNVGGFGQGDAEIVLQDPLRVQGLLFFLTSIILAQIFLVLKKKQFEKVQLSEMNF; from the coding sequence ATGCAAACTAGAAATGCCATTTCTTGGATAAAGGAAGAGATTACTCGATCCATTTCCGTATCgctcataatatatatattaattcgaGCACCTATTTCAGATGCATATCCTATTTTTGCACAACAGGGATATGAAAATCCGCGAGAAGCGACAGGTCGTATTGTATATGCCAATTGCCATTTGGCTAATAAGCCCGTGGATATTGAAGTTCCACAAACGGTACTTCCCGATACTGTATTTGAAGCGGTTGTTCGAATTCCTTATGATATGCAAATCAAACAAGTTCTTGCTAATGGTAAAAAGGGGGCTTTGAATGTCGGGGCTGTTCTTATTTTACCGGAGGGCTTTGAATTGGCCCCCCCCGATCGTATTTCACCCGAGATTAAAGAAAAGCTGGGTAATCTCTCTTTTCAAAGCTATCGTCccacaaaaaaaaacattcttGTGGTAGGTCCTGTTCCCGGCCAGAAATATAGTGAAATCACCTTTCCTATCCTTTCCCCCAATCCATTCCCGGCTAGAAATATAGTAAAATCACCTTTCCTATTCTTTCCCCCAATCCCGCTACTGAGAGATGTTCACTACTTAAAATATCCAATATATGTAGGCGGGAACAGGGGGAGGGGTCAAATTTATCCCGACGGGAGCAAGAGTAATAATACTGTGTATAATGCTATAGCAGCGGgtatagtaaaaaaaatcatacGAAAAGAAAAGGGGGGATACGAAATAACTATAGCGGATGCATCGGATGGATGTGAAGTGATTGATATTATACCTCCAGGACCAGAACTTCTTGTTTCGGAGGGTGAATCTATCAAACTTGATCAACCATTAACGAGTAATCCTAATGTGGGTGGATTTGGTCAGGGGGATGCAGAAATAGTACTTCAAGATCCGTTACGTGTCCAAGgtcttttgttcttcttgacATCAATTATTTTGGCACAAATCTTCTTGGTTCTTAAAAAGAAACAATTTGAGAAGGTGCAATTGTCCGAGATGAATTTCTAA